From Ancylobacter pratisalsi, one genomic window encodes:
- a CDS encoding ATP-grasp domain-containing protein, translated as MSAAISDTVVIFTEDADWHTRRLKAAIEAEGFGVAVLSLNDCGFAIGETAHGLLLPGFGDQLPAAAFIRLIANGTTEQITARLGLLHALRELGVKVMNDARAVERCVDKSMTSFLIGKAGLPTPRTFVGEHRASMQALVDEAPGDMVLKPLFGAQGRGIKRVPPRAALPEPEKVGAVYYLQEFVAQKPGDAFEDWRVFVVGARVVAAMLRRSPRWITNIHQGAVGAPAPRNERAYDLAIRATAAVGADYAGVDLIEAADGSFTVLEVNSMPAWKGLQKTTDIDIAATMAGHLVRALEPVPAL; from the coding sequence ATGAGTGCCGCGATCAGCGATACCGTCGTCATCTTCACCGAAGATGCCGACTGGCACACCCGCAGGCTCAAGGCGGCGATCGAGGCCGAGGGCTTCGGCGTGGCCGTGCTCTCGCTCAATGATTGCGGCTTCGCCATCGGCGAAACCGCGCACGGGCTGCTGCTGCCGGGCTTTGGCGACCAGCTGCCGGCGGCCGCCTTCATCCGCCTCATCGCCAACGGCACCACCGAGCAGATCACCGCCCGGCTCGGCCTGCTCCATGCCCTGCGCGAGCTGGGCGTGAAGGTGATGAACGACGCGCGCGCGGTCGAGCGCTGCGTCGACAAGAGCATGACCAGCTTTCTCATCGGCAAGGCCGGGCTGCCGACGCCGCGCACCTTTGTCGGCGAGCATCGTGCCTCGATGCAGGCGCTGGTCGACGAGGCGCCGGGCGACATGGTGCTCAAGCCCCTGTTCGGCGCGCAGGGGCGCGGCATCAAGCGCGTCCCGCCCCGCGCGGCGCTGCCCGAGCCGGAAAAGGTCGGTGCGGTCTACTATCTCCAGGAATTCGTCGCCCAGAAGCCGGGTGACGCCTTCGAGGACTGGCGGGTCTTCGTGGTCGGCGCGCGCGTTGTCGCGGCAATGCTGCGCCGCTCGCCGCGCTGGATCACCAACATCCATCAGGGCGCGGTCGGCGCCCCCGCCCCGCGTAACGAACGCGCGTACGATCTCGCCATCCGCGCCACCGCCGCCGTCGGCGCGGACTATGCCGGCGTCGACCTCATCGAGGCCGCGGACGGCAGCTTCACCGTGCTGGAGGTGAACTCGATGCCGGCCTGGAAGGGCCTGCAAAAGACCACCGATATCGACATCGCCGCCACCATGGCGGGCCATCTGGTGCGCGCTCTGGAACCGGTGCCCGCCCTGTGA